In Phycisphaerales bacterium, the following proteins share a genomic window:
- a CDS encoding type II secretion system protein: MTAANARPISLAGSRPAFSLIEMMIVIGLVVLLAVITVVVGRSVVGKAKVDQCRQVLQTLDATLTEYQAERGGIPPFQVRAYMPPSGIGASEARVRREIAVYLEQVQGFTGIDKQLATIDSSFLVKRQQIYTDLAGYPYAGRVSSDDRASVRDPWGMEILYIHPTEENEKAFEAFGKPLNERPYFMSAGPDGEYETLDDNIYSYEVDKPREGRG; the protein is encoded by the coding sequence ATGACGGCGGCCAACGCACGCCCAATCTCCCTGGCTGGATCCCGGCCGGCATTCTCGCTCATCGAGATGATGATCGTCATCGGGCTGGTGGTTCTGCTGGCGGTGATCACCGTGGTGGTCGGCCGCAGCGTGGTCGGCAAGGCGAAGGTCGATCAGTGCCGGCAGGTGCTGCAGACGCTCGATGCCACGCTGACGGAGTATCAGGCGGAGCGGGGCGGCATCCCGCCGTTCCAGGTCCGCGCCTACATGCCGCCGTCGGGTATCGGAGCGAGCGAGGCGAGAGTGCGGCGAGAGATCGCGGTCTACCTGGAGCAGGTGCAGGGGTTCACCGGCATCGACAAGCAGCTGGCCACGATCGATTCGTCCTTCCTCGTGAAGCGCCAGCAGATTTACACGGATCTTGCCGGGTACCCATACGCCGGACGCGTGAGCAGCGACGATCGCGCGTCGGTGCGCGATCCGTGGGGGATGGAGATTCTTTACATCCATCCAACTGAAGAGAACGAAAAGGCATTCGAGGCCTTCGGCAAGCCGCTCAACGAGCGGCCGTACTTCATGTCCGCCGGCCCGGACGGCGAATACGAAACGCTGGACGACAACATCTACTCCTACGAGGTGGACAAGCCTCGCGAGGGGCGGGGCTGA
- a CDS encoding type II secretion system protein, which translates to MTQRKTRKHVANGRIRRGFTLIEVLMVVAIIAVLVGLLIVALNKVRGTGERASTEKLMQSIDAGLSQFNADHGFFPPLLDDTIGTGGGGELQPYPVDRSDDIDYYSALTLAPYLMGVGDLNGDGDVDQYDDGLEGAGFREPGPDRAWGYSYRGTNGNGRAAYWASKEKVVNQQRQIPGKTYGPYVQVSGDRQVAIGKNRAGVPFDRDVRPLFVINDFWGGSIRYYRNWPKVLPQGERLEDHVPVWFGSLAADQVESFRMQARSVEYVLMSEGPDTKAKNDDIDAAENRDNIVRAQS; encoded by the coding sequence ATGACGCAACGCAAAACGCGCAAGCACGTCGCCAACGGACGGATTCGACGGGGATTCACCCTCATCGAAGTGCTCATGGTGGTGGCCATCATCGCGGTCCTCGTCGGCCTGCTCATCGTCGCGCTGAACAAGGTGCGCGGCACCGGCGAAAGGGCCTCGACTGAGAAGCTCATGCAGTCGATCGATGCCGGGCTTTCGCAGTTCAACGCCGACCACGGTTTCTTTCCGCCGCTGCTCGATGACACCATCGGCACGGGCGGCGGAGGCGAATTGCAGCCATATCCCGTCGATCGCTCCGACGACATCGATTACTACAGCGCGCTCACGCTGGCGCCGTATCTCATGGGCGTGGGCGATCTCAATGGCGACGGCGACGTCGACCAATACGACGACGGACTCGAAGGCGCCGGCTTCCGCGAACCCGGCCCGGACCGCGCGTGGGGCTATTCCTACAGAGGCACGAACGGCAACGGCCGCGCGGCCTATTGGGCGAGCAAGGAAAAGGTGGTCAATCAGCAGCGGCAGATCCCCGGCAAGACCTACGGCCCGTATGTCCAGGTCAGCGGCGATCGGCAGGTGGCTATCGGCAAGAACCGCGCCGGCGTGCCCTTCGACCGCGACGTGCGGCCGCTGTTCGTCATCAATGACTTCTGGGGCGGCTCGATCCGCTACTACCGCAATTGGCCCAAGGTCCTGCCTCAGGGCGAGCGACTCGAGGACCACGTGCCGGTGTGGTTCGGCTCGCTGGCGGCGGACCAGGTCGAGAGTTTCCGCATGCAGGCGCGCAGCGTCGAGTACGTGCTCATGTCCGAGGGCCCGGATACGAAGGCGAAGAACGACGACATCGACGCGGCAGAGAACCGAGACAACATCGTGAGGGCGCAGTCATGA
- a CDS encoding prepilin-type N-terminal cleavage/methylation domain-containing protein, producing the protein MQIMTHNRESKRPAALRRAFTLVELLVVMGVMLVLVVTTLPAFRSIQKSGRLSGAINAVTTTLNNARSQAVREGRDVAVMFRFDTVRQVCSMEVLRAEATVYDADRLSGRMDAATVFVAIKGQAPVDLPRGAGVFGYGYGASRGSGGIDSHNWYEDLGAIPEFRGAYPVDPWLQPRTDVRVFAEDSEPTTPDVEMLDTFIIRFSPDGSVVSNAEELGSLANGGDSFLDLDEPDSTEYRVWKPKVTTGNFNNAREKSVHAEYQLRCVPMLAVVDLFEMSDAIGVRQPWMVLGPDFQQDRWDANANGRADQLEINDWIELNANSISFNRFTGELMRDIKR; encoded by the coding sequence ATGCAGATCATGACCCACAACCGCGAATCGAAGCGCCCCGCCGCATTGCGGCGTGCGTTCACGCTCGTCGAATTGCTCGTGGTGATGGGCGTGATGCTGGTGCTGGTGGTGACGACGCTGCCCGCGTTTCGGTCAATCCAGAAGTCCGGCCGCCTTTCCGGCGCGATCAACGCGGTGACGACGACGCTCAACAACGCCCGCTCCCAGGCGGTGCGCGAGGGTCGCGACGTGGCGGTGATGTTCCGCTTCGACACGGTGCGGCAGGTGTGTTCGATGGAAGTGCTGCGCGCGGAGGCGACGGTGTACGACGCCGATCGCCTCAGCGGCCGCATGGATGCCGCGACCGTTTTCGTGGCGATCAAGGGCCAGGCGCCCGTGGACCTGCCCCGCGGCGCCGGCGTGTTCGGCTACGGCTACGGCGCCTCGCGCGGAAGCGGCGGCATCGATTCGCACAACTGGTACGAAGATCTCGGCGCGATTCCGGAATTCCGCGGGGCGTATCCTGTTGATCCCTGGCTCCAGCCGCGCACCGACGTGCGCGTGTTCGCCGAAGACAGCGAACCCACAACGCCGGATGTCGAGATGCTCGACACGTTCATCATCCGGTTCAGCCCCGACGGCTCAGTCGTTTCAAATGCGGAAGAACTCGGCAGCCTGGCCAACGGCGGCGACTCGTTCCTCGATCTCGATGAGCCCGACAGCACCGAATACCGCGTCTGGAAGCCCAAGGTGACGACGGGTAACTTCAATAACGCGCGAGAGAAGTCAGTGCATGCGGAATACCAGTTGCGCTGCGTGCCGATGCTGGCGGTGGTTGATCTTTTTGAGATGAGTGATGCGATTGGAGTGCGCCAGCCTTGGATGGTGCTCGGCCCCGATTTTCAGCAGGACCGGTGGGATGCAAACGCCAACGGCCGGGCGGATCAACTCGAAATCAACGACTGGATTGAACTCAACGCCAACTCGATCTCCTTCAACCGGTTCACCGGCGAACTCATGCGCGATATTAAGAGGTGA
- a CDS encoding type IV pilus twitching motility protein PilT: MSTLQIDRLLETVIRQGASDLHLAVGRKPTIRLHGRLRELNTKMLGPDDTMALMKSITSERSQQELQEEGTCDFGFAYGEEARFRVSVFRQKGSLSLVLRQIPNKIMSFEQIGLPPICKELIRRPRGLFLVTGPTGSGKTTSLATMIDYINVNMDHHIVTIEDPIEYYHPHKKSIVNQREVGVDVPSFSESLRRVLRQDPDVILVGEMRDLETIEAAITAAETGHLVFATLHTTGAAGTINRVIDAFPTNQQEQVRVQLSVTLICILSQALLARVDKPGRVAAYEFLVVTPAIANLIRENKVFRIDSAIQTGKKFGMQLLDDHLWSLYERGLISADEMIDKGKNPSDLTEKVHRSGGVVGRTELDESEE, translated from the coding sequence ATGTCCACGCTTCAGATCGACCGACTGCTTGAAACCGTCATTCGCCAGGGCGCCTCGGACCTGCACCTGGCCGTGGGCCGCAAGCCAACCATCCGCCTTCACGGCCGCCTGCGCGAACTCAACACCAAGATGCTCGGCCCCGACGACACCATGGCGCTGATGAAGTCGATCACCTCCGAGCGCAGCCAGCAGGAACTGCAGGAAGAGGGCACCTGCGACTTCGGCTTTGCCTACGGCGAGGAGGCGCGTTTCCGCGTCTCCGTCTTCCGCCAGAAGGGCTCGCTCTCGCTGGTGCTTCGGCAGATTCCCAACAAGATCATGTCGTTCGAGCAGATCGGCCTGCCTCCGATCTGCAAGGAACTGATCCGCCGGCCGCGCGGCCTGTTTCTCGTGACGGGGCCGACCGGCTCGGGCAAGACGACCTCGCTGGCGACCATGATTGACTACATCAACGTCAACATGGACCACCACATTGTGACGATCGAAGACCCGATCGAATACTACCACCCGCACAAGAAATCGATCGTGAACCAGCGCGAAGTGGGGGTGGATGTCCCCTCGTTCTCCGAATCGCTCCGGCGCGTGCTGCGTCAGGACCCGGATGTGATCCTCGTCGGCGAAATGCGCGACCTGGAGACGATCGAAGCGGCCATCACAGCCGCCGAAACCGGCCACTTGGTCTTTGCCACCCTGCACACCACCGGCGCCGCGGGCACGATCAACCGCGTCATCGACGCCTTCCCGACCAACCAGCAGGAGCAGGTGCGCGTTCAGTTGTCGGTCACCCTGATCTGCATCCTCAGCCAGGCGCTGCTGGCGCGGGTGGACAAGCCCGGCCGCGTGGCTGCATACGAGTTCCTTGTCGTCACCCCCGCCATCGCCAACCTCATCCGCGAGAACAAGGTCTTCCGCATCGACTCGGCCATCCAGACCGGCAAGAAGTTCGGCATGCAGCTGCTCGACGACCACCTCTGGTCCCTCTACGAGCGAGGTTTGATCTCGGCCGACGAGATGATCGACAAGGGCAAGAATCCGAGCGATCTGACGGAAAAAGTGCACCGCTCCGGCGGGGTGGTGGGTCGGACCGAACTCGACGAGTCGGAAGAGTGA
- a CDS encoding MCE family protein: MSDSADPEREPAATDALPEARIVPRRAWGSWAWLAPAIALVAVAALAYQAIRERGLPIQITFANGRGISANDPVNCRGVQVGVVERVRLDGDLQGVIVSVRLFPDSEPLAAEGTQYWIVRPEVSLKGVTGLDALLGPRYIEVAPAEVGSPRKTRFEGLESPPPIGKLLPGTLEIVLQATRRGSVTIGAPVTYRDMRVGRVIDVRLSPDSTRVEVLAAIEPAFVPLVRDNSQFWNASGVGVDFGLFGGLTLRADSLESILTGGVAFATPDKKTGDPVHNGHVFELAAKAEDEWLTWEPSIALDADSRGAEP, encoded by the coding sequence ATGAGCGATTCGGCCGATCCGGAACGCGAACCTGCGGCAACCGACGCGTTGCCCGAAGCTCGCATCGTGCCGCGCCGGGCGTGGGGGTCCTGGGCGTGGCTGGCGCCGGCCATCGCTCTCGTTGCCGTTGCGGCGCTGGCCTACCAGGCGATCCGCGAACGAGGCTTGCCCATTCAGATCACCTTTGCCAACGGGCGCGGCATTTCCGCCAACGACCCCGTCAACTGCCGCGGCGTTCAGGTCGGCGTCGTCGAGCGCGTGCGTCTCGACGGAGACCTCCAAGGCGTCATTGTCAGCGTGCGCTTGTTTCCAGACTCCGAGCCGCTCGCGGCCGAAGGCACGCAGTACTGGATCGTGCGGCCGGAAGTCAGCCTCAAGGGCGTGACGGGTTTGGATGCGCTGCTCGGCCCGCGCTACATCGAGGTGGCGCCTGCCGAGGTCGGCTCGCCTCGAAAGACGCGCTTCGAGGGTCTCGAATCGCCGCCGCCGATCGGCAAGTTGCTGCCCGGGACGCTTGAAATCGTGCTGCAAGCTACGCGCCGCGGCTCGGTGACCATCGGCGCGCCGGTGACCTACCGCGACATGCGGGTCGGCCGCGTTATTGACGTTCGGCTGAGTCCGGATTCCACGCGCGTGGAGGTTCTGGCGGCCATCGAGCCGGCGTTTGTGCCGCTCGTGCGCGATAACTCGCAATTCTGGAACGCCAGCGGAGTGGGCGTTGATTTCGGTCTGTTCGGCGGACTGACACTCCGAGCCGACTCGCTCGAATCGATCCTCACAGGCGGAGTCGCCTTCGCCACCCCGGACAAGAAAACAGGCGATCCCGTCCACAACGGGCATGTCTTTGAATTGGCCGCGAAAGCGGAGGATGAATGGCTCACCTGGGAGCCGAGCATCGCGCTCGACGCGGATTCGCGCGGAGCTGAGCCGTAG
- the tadA gene encoding Flp pilus assembly complex ATPase component TadA, with translation MARKRLKLGELLVQEGKLDDKQLAQALEVAKGQGKRLGDTLVDLGFVQESDCAKAIAQQFGLEFFDLNAPGATEKVQFDLLPEDLIKKHFVLPLNKTNGRLKLLIHDPMDLQLLDMLRFRLNCEIDTKVSPRSDIKAYIDNRLGGPAAGKSMFEEAGSFVTESIDVTMDKSVDSSIDIAAGEDAPVIKLVSRIITEAVRSRASDIHVEPFVDRVRLRYRIDGVCHIRDDLPKRMQNAVLARIKLMAGVNIAEKRLPQDGRIKMNVDNAMIDFRVSSCPAYHGESIVLRILRPDSVRIGLESLGFERDNLEVFNRIIRRPNGIFLVTGPTGSGKTTTLYSALSVLNRPDKKIITAEDPVEYNFTGINQCQVREKIGLTFPSILRSMLRQAPNIVLVGEIRDREVAEVAIQAALTGHLVFSTLHTNDAPSAITRLIDMGVPPFLVASSIQAVMAQRLIRVLCPKCRAADDQPDPKFLNLCGITAQDRQTKTIYKAVGCANCGGTGFRGRKAIFEMMLMNSTLRDMAFRRESLAAIRAEALASGMRPLLGDGRIKILSGVTTPAEIARVAQVAGIVEE, from the coding sequence ATGGCCAGAAAGCGCCTCAAACTCGGGGAGCTCCTCGTTCAAGAGGGCAAACTCGACGACAAACAACTCGCACAAGCGCTGGAAGTGGCCAAGGGCCAGGGCAAGCGGCTCGGCGACACCCTCGTGGATCTCGGGTTCGTCCAGGAATCGGACTGCGCCAAGGCGATCGCCCAGCAGTTCGGCCTCGAATTCTTCGATCTCAATGCCCCGGGCGCCACTGAAAAGGTCCAGTTCGACCTGCTCCCGGAGGACCTGATCAAGAAGCACTTTGTCCTGCCACTGAACAAGACCAACGGCCGACTGAAGCTGCTGATTCACGATCCCATGGATCTGCAGTTGCTTGACATGCTGCGCTTCCGCCTGAACTGCGAGATCGACACCAAGGTCTCGCCGCGCAGCGACATCAAGGCCTACATCGACAATCGCCTCGGCGGGCCCGCCGCGGGCAAGTCGATGTTCGAAGAGGCCGGCTCGTTCGTCACCGAGTCCATCGACGTCACGATGGACAAGTCGGTCGACTCGTCGATCGACATCGCGGCTGGCGAGGATGCGCCGGTCATCAAACTGGTCAGCCGCATCATCACCGAGGCCGTGCGCAGCCGCGCTTCGGATATCCATGTCGAGCCCTTCGTCGATCGCGTGCGCCTGCGCTATCGCATTGACGGCGTGTGCCACATCCGCGACGATCTTCCGAAGCGCATGCAGAACGCGGTGCTGGCTCGCATCAAGCTCATGGCGGGCGTCAACATCGCCGAGAAGCGCCTGCCGCAGGACGGCCGCATCAAAATGAACGTGGACAACGCGATGATTGACTTCCGCGTCAGTTCATGTCCGGCGTACCACGGCGAGTCGATCGTGCTGCGTATTCTGCGCCCCGATTCGGTGCGCATCGGCCTCGAGAGTCTCGGCTTCGAGCGAGACAATCTCGAAGTCTTCAACCGCATCATCCGCCGGCCCAATGGCATCTTCCTCGTAACGGGCCCGACCGGCTCGGGCAAGACGACCACGCTCTATTCGGCGCTGTCAGTGCTCAATCGGCCGGACAAGAAGATCATCACGGCCGAAGACCCGGTCGAATACAACTTCACCGGGATCAACCAGTGCCAGGTGCGAGAGAAGATCGGCCTGACCTTCCCGTCGATTCTCCGATCGATGCTCCGTCAGGCGCCCAACATTGTGCTCGTGGGCGAAATCCGCGACCGCGAAGTGGCGGAGGTTGCCATCCAGGCCGCCCTTACCGGCCACCTCGTGTTCAGCACGCTGCACACCAACGACGCGCCTTCGGCGATCACGCGTCTAATCGACATGGGCGTGCCGCCGTTCCTGGTGGCCAGTTCCATCCAGGCCGTCATGGCCCAGCGGCTCATCCGCGTGCTCTGCCCCAAGTGTCGCGCGGCCGACGACCAGCCCGATCCCAAGTTTCTCAATCTGTGCGGCATCACGGCCCAGGATCGCCAGACGAAGACGATCTATAAGGCGGTCGGCTGCGCCAACTGCGGCGGCACCGGCTTCCGCGGCCGTAAGGCCATCTTCGAAATGATGCTGATGAACTCCACGCTGCGCGACATGGCCTTCCGGCGCGAGTCGCTGGCCGCCATTCGAGCCGAGGCCCTCGCGTCGGGCATGCGGCCGCTGCTGGGCGACGGCCGCATCAAGATCCTCAGCGGCGTCACCACGCCGGCCGAGATCGCGCGCGTGGCCCAGGTAGCGGGTATCGTCGAGGAATAA
- a CDS encoding type II secretion system F family protein, producing the protein MPTFAYEALDASGKPRKGEIDAGTSDEAITKIKSQGFFPTSVRERKSKGGPKTEAAKTTKRKKKKGEISINIGRVKVKTLTQFTRQLSTLQDAGLSLLRSLQVLEQQQKPGMMKNIIGEIAEDVEGGSTLSDAMAKQPKAFDRLYVKMVAAGEVGGVLDLILQRLADFLEKAQRLRAKIRGAMIYPAAVISIAVLIVSGIMVFVIPKFQEIFIDFEIELPGLTVWLIDTSRWMAAADPGQTIPGAVWVIFSPFIAFLFIKLVRKTEPGRAVVDRIKLYLPLIGPLIKKATVARFTRTLGTLISAGVPILEAIMITRDTSGNYVYEKALTKVHDSIREGESFANPLRETKVVDAIVVNMVDVGEETGDLDAMLLKVADNYDEEVEVAVSSLISLLEPLMVVILGVIVGTIVVALFMPLVTMIESVGNQ; encoded by the coding sequence ATGCCCACATTCGCGTATGAAGCGCTCGACGCGTCCGGCAAGCCTCGCAAGGGCGAGATTGACGCCGGCACCAGCGACGAGGCGATCACCAAGATCAAGAGCCAGGGGTTCTTCCCCACGTCGGTGCGCGAGCGCAAGAGCAAGGGCGGGCCCAAGACCGAAGCCGCCAAAACGACCAAGCGCAAGAAGAAGAAGGGCGAGATCAGCATCAACATCGGCCGCGTGAAGGTCAAGACGCTCACGCAGTTCACGCGGCAGCTGTCCACGCTGCAGGACGCAGGCCTCTCGCTGCTGCGTTCGCTGCAGGTGCTCGAGCAGCAGCAGAAGCCGGGCATGATGAAGAACATCATCGGCGAAATCGCCGAAGACGTCGAAGGCGGCAGCACGCTTTCAGACGCGATGGCCAAACAGCCCAAGGCGTTCGACCGGTTGTACGTCAAGATGGTGGCGGCCGGCGAGGTCGGCGGCGTGCTCGACCTCATCCTTCAGCGCCTGGCGGACTTTCTCGAAAAGGCCCAGCGGCTGCGGGCGAAGATTCGCGGCGCCATGATCTACCCGGCGGCAGTCATCAGCATCGCGGTGCTCATCGTCTCGGGCATCATGGTGTTCGTCATTCCCAAATTCCAGGAGATTTTCATCGACTTCGAGATTGAGCTGCCCGGCCTGACGGTGTGGCTCATCGACACCAGCCGATGGATGGCCGCGGCCGATCCGGGGCAGACGATCCCTGGCGCCGTGTGGGTTATTTTCTCGCCTTTCATTGCGTTCCTGTTCATCAAACTGGTGCGCAAGACCGAGCCGGGCCGGGCGGTGGTCGATCGAATCAAGCTGTATCTGCCGCTGATCGGGCCGCTGATCAAGAAGGCGACGGTCGCGCGATTCACGCGAACGCTTGGAACGCTCATTTCGGCCGGCGTGCCGATCCTCGAAGCGATCATGATCACGCGCGACACGTCGGGCAACTATGTGTATGAGAAGGCGCTGACGAAAGTGCACGACTCGATCCGCGAAGGCGAGTCCTTCGCCAACCCGCTGCGCGAAACGAAGGTCGTGGATGCGATCGTCGTGAACATGGTGGACGTTGGCGAAGAGACCGGCGACCTCGATGCGATGCTTCTCAAAGTCGCCGACAACTACGACGAAGAAGTCGAAGTCGCAGTCAGCTCGCTCATCTCCCTGCTCGAACCGCTCATGGTCGTGATTCTCGGCGTGATCGTCGGCACGATCGTCGTGGCGCTGTTCATGCCGCTGGTCACGATGATCGAGTCGGTGGGCAACCAATGA
- the tadA gene encoding Flp pilus assembly complex ATPase component TadA: protein MADLSEYKGRKFGRVLTKMGKVSREQVYEGLALQKKRKCRLGEALCELGYIKEDDILKALAYQAGMELVDLESLPVNEEAIAALPAVSANAYQVAPIDFEAKGRHITVAIKSPDNFSAVDDLRLLMGFKVTAVLAPEKQVTEFIKKHYSAADTGLTSMYDELAGREDLAQFQGRGDSIDLSEIAAAAHDNQVIKLINLVLLQAIRDRASDIHFEPFEDEFKMRYRIDGVLYEMIPPPTYLAMPIASRIKVMSNLDIAERRLPQDGRIELQVGGNPVDLRVSVLPTIFGESVVMRVLDRSNVQLSLDKIGLRQDEFQKFRQLVNKPNGIIIVTGPTGSGKTTTLYAALNTLNTPEVKILTAEDPVEYDIDGLCQVQMNAEIGLTFARTLRSFLRQDPDIILVGEIRDKETAEIAVQASLTGHLVFTTLHTNDAPSSIVRLLDLGLEAFLLTATIEAIVAQRLVRRICVKCKEQYNPSEAELMELDLRPEDVRGRTFFRGKGCEACNNSGFKGRMAIFEIMTIDDDIREMIMKQASVGVLRAESRKRGMRSLRESGLNAIYEGQTTIDEVIRETISEED, encoded by the coding sequence ATGGCAGATCTTTCAGAATACAAAGGACGGAAGTTCGGACGCGTCCTGACCAAGATGGGCAAGGTGTCCCGCGAGCAGGTTTACGAGGGTCTTGCCCTTCAGAAAAAGCGCAAGTGCCGGCTCGGCGAGGCGCTTTGCGAACTTGGCTACATCAAAGAAGATGACATCCTCAAAGCGCTCGCTTACCAGGCCGGCATGGAACTGGTGGATCTCGAGTCGCTCCCGGTGAACGAAGAAGCGATCGCGGCGCTGCCTGCCGTATCGGCCAACGCCTACCAGGTCGCTCCGATCGACTTTGAGGCCAAAGGCCGGCACATCACCGTCGCCATCAAGTCGCCGGACAACTTTTCGGCGGTCGATGACTTGCGACTGCTCATGGGCTTCAAGGTCACGGCTGTGCTGGCGCCCGAAAAGCAGGTAACCGAGTTCATCAAGAAGCACTATTCCGCTGCGGATACCGGCCTGACGTCGATGTACGACGAACTTGCCGGTCGCGAGGACCTGGCCCAGTTCCAGGGCCGCGGTGATTCGATCGACCTGAGCGAGATTGCGGCGGCGGCGCACGACAACCAAGTCATCAAACTGATCAACCTCGTTCTGCTCCAGGCCATCCGAGACCGCGCGTCGGACATCCACTTCGAGCCGTTTGAAGATGAATTCAAGATGCGCTACCGCATCGACGGCGTGCTCTACGAGATGATCCCTCCGCCGACGTACCTGGCGATGCCGATCGCTTCGCGCATCAAGGTCATGTCGAACCTGGACATCGCCGAGCGCCGCCTGCCACAGGACGGCCGCATCGAACTGCAGGTCGGCGGCAATCCGGTGGACTTGCGCGTTTCGGTGCTCCCGACGATTTTCGGGGAGTCGGTGGTCATGCGTGTGCTCGACCGCTCCAACGTGCAGTTGAGCCTCGACAAGATCGGGCTGCGGCAGGACGAGTTCCAGAAGTTCCGCCAGCTCGTCAACAAGCCCAACGGCATCATCATCGTGACCGGTCCGACCGGCAGCGGCAAGACGACCACGCTCTACGCGGCGCTCAACACCCTGAACACGCCGGAGGTCAAGATCCTCACGGCCGAGGACCCGGTCGAATACGACATCGACGGCCTGTGCCAGGTGCAGATGAACGCCGAAATCGGCCTCACGTTCGCGCGAACGCTGCGAAGTTTTCTGCGTCAGGATCCGGACATCATCCTGGTGGGCGAAATCCGCGACAAGGAGACGGCGGAGATCGCCGTCCAGGCGTCGCTCACGGGCCACCTTGTGTTCACGACGCTGCACACCAACGACGCGCCCAGTTCGATTGTGCGTCTGCTGGACCTCGGACTCGAGGCCTTCCTTCTGACGGCGACGATCGAAGCGATCGTGGCTCAGCGCCTGGTGCGGCGCATCTGCGTCAAGTGCAAGGAGCAGTACAACCCGTCGGAGGCCGAGTTGATGGAACTCGACCTGCGGCCCGAAGACGTGCGCGGCCGCACGTTCTTCCGCGGCAAAGGCTGCGAAGCGTGCAACAACTCGGGCTTCAAGGGGCGCATGGCCATCTTCGAGATCATGACGATCGACGACGACATCCGCGAGATGATCATGAAGCAGGCGAGCGTGGGCGTGCTGCGGGCCGAGTCCCGCAAGCGCGGCATGCGCAGCCTGCGCGAGTCGGGCCTGAACGCGATCTACGAAGGACAGACGACGATCGACGAAGTGATCCGTGAAACGATCAGTGAAGAGGATTAG
- a CDS encoding prepilin-type N-terminal cleavage/methylation domain-containing protein → MHRDPHRHSESSGFRWRRSRGFTLVEVLISAIILAIGLIGLAAVFPAVISQQQSANDLTTAVSVSATADSVLATRLPALRERLNDEGVANLLGTSWYRINAAEGRDDNFYLQTPWRPPFPDLRLREDATFEIGSGSPGVHHEYDVQLPYRPIANDGEPGDLLVRVIYQRSGVPVDEYFTLVPDPSAPTNPQFIEGENARGWLSGQQGPNRINFLTGRIQFYFNLGVNEVVKQVTVEYRWLNDRIVSHPDRTYPTASPRYAWDMAFRRNADGQMQYTTFVYRFDGLNAPFEPEIPGRWSISNNEQSGMLRRDFALVVYNSREGRYELQTRGTGMAQQLEAGSWLLPIDGTSVLRVRRSIPSTGASPWFELEGPPMRVRPDGVAEPMTGSVEFWYMPTTIKAFSEQGQEIGVWRIRPLLATTRQVQL, encoded by the coding sequence ATGCACAGGGATCCGCATCGACATTCTGAATCATCCGGCTTTCGCTGGCGCCGCAGTCGCGGCTTCACGCTTGTCGAAGTGCTGATCTCCGCGATCATCCTCGCGATCGGCCTGATCGGCCTGGCCGCGGTGTTTCCCGCCGTCATCAGCCAGCAGCAGTCGGCCAATGACCTCACGACGGCGGTCTCCGTCAGCGCCACGGCCGACAGCGTGCTCGCCACGCGCCTGCCGGCGCTGCGCGAGCGGCTCAACGACGAGGGCGTCGCCAACTTGCTCGGCACGTCGTGGTACCGCATCAACGCCGCCGAGGGCCGCGACGACAACTTCTACCTCCAGACGCCGTGGCGGCCGCCGTTTCCCGATCTGCGCCTGCGTGAGGACGCGACGTTCGAGATCGGCTCGGGCAGCCCGGGCGTGCATCACGAGTACGACGTTCAGTTGCCGTATCGGCCCATTGCCAACGACGGCGAGCCGGGCGACCTGCTGGTGCGGGTGATCTATCAGCGCTCCGGTGTGCCGGTGGATGAATACTTCACTCTGGTTCCCGACCCGTCTGCGCCGACCAATCCGCAGTTCATCGAAGGCGAGAATGCGCGCGGGTGGCTGTCGGGCCAGCAGGGGCCCAATCGGATCAACTTCCTCACCGGGCGCATCCAGTTCTACTTCAATCTCGGCGTGAACGAAGTTGTGAAGCAGGTGACGGTCGAGTACCGCTGGCTCAATGACCGAATCGTCTCGCACCCGGATCGCACCTATCCGACCGCGTCGCCGCGCTATGCGTGGGACATGGCCTTCCGCCGCAATGCCGACGGCCAGATGCAGTACACGACTTTTGTGTACCGCTTCGACGGGCTCAACGCGCCCTTCGAGCCGGAGATTCCCGGCCGCTGGAGTATTTCCAACAACGAACAGTCGGGCATGCTGCGAAGAGATTTCGCATTGGTGGTCTACAACAGCCGCGAAGGCCGGTACGAACTGCAGACGCGCGGCACCGGGATGGCCCAGCAACTCGAGGCCGGCTCATGGCTGCTGCCCATTGACGGCACCAGCGTGCTGCGCGTGCGCCGGTCCATCCCCAGCACGGGCGCCTCGCCGTGGTTTGAACTCGAAGGCCCGCCGATGCGCGTGCGTCCGGACGGCGTGGCCGAGCCGATGACGGGCAGCGTGGAGTTCTGGTACATGCCCACGACGATCAAGGCGTTCAGCGAGCAGGGTCAGGAAATCGGCGTGTGGCGCATTCGCCCGCTGCTGGCGACGACCCGGCAGGTGCAATTGTGA